In Halorhabdus rudnickae, the following proteins share a genomic window:
- the trpB gene encoding tryptophan synthase subunit beta: protein MSTDSNGKFGGYGGQYVPEALMPAIEELRDAYERYVLENEDGFMDEFRERLADFGGRPTPLQHAEQLSERYDTEVYLKREDLLHGGAHKLNNALGQVLLAKYMGKDRIIAETGAGQHGTATAMAAAHLDMPCEIFMGSTDITRQRPNVFRMRLNGAEVKPVTTGRGTLKEAISETMRDWATNVEDTHYVIGSIVGPDPFPRMVRDFQSVIGREAREQIREKTGRLPDSVVACAGGGSNTMGAFHEFRGDDVDLIAVEAGGSSLAVDEEAGVAPNSATLSTGEEGVLHGARTKLLQDSDGQIMESHSVSAGLDYAGVGPELAHLVDEGRVDAVNVDDEAALEAFHRLSQLEGIIPALESAHAFGYLEEHPEEIGDVTIVNLSGRGDKDLETVVEETEKHDLDVDVDMSVFGEVDR, encoded by the coding sequence ATGAGCACCGATTCAAACGGCAAGTTCGGCGGCTACGGCGGCCAGTACGTCCCCGAGGCGCTGATGCCCGCGATCGAAGAATTGCGCGACGCCTACGAACGCTACGTCCTCGAAAACGAGGACGGTTTCATGGACGAGTTCCGCGAGCGTCTCGCGGACTTCGGCGGCCGGCCCACGCCGCTGCAACACGCAGAGCAGTTGAGCGAACGCTACGACACCGAGGTGTACCTCAAGCGCGAGGACTTGCTGCACGGCGGCGCACACAAACTGAACAACGCACTGGGACAGGTCCTGTTGGCGAAGTACATGGGCAAAGATCGGATCATCGCCGAGACGGGTGCCGGCCAGCACGGTACGGCGACTGCGATGGCCGCCGCCCACCTGGACATGCCCTGCGAGATCTTCATGGGCTCGACGGACATCACGCGCCAGCGGCCCAACGTCTTCCGGATGCGCCTAAACGGTGCCGAGGTCAAGCCAGTCACGACCGGACGGGGGACGCTGAAGGAAGCCATCAGCGAGACGATGCGCGACTGGGCGACGAACGTCGAGGACACCCACTACGTCATCGGATCGATCGTCGGTCCCGACCCGTTCCCGCGGATGGTCCGTGACTTCCAGTCGGTCATCGGCCGGGAAGCCCGCGAGCAGATCCGAGAGAAGACCGGGCGCCTGCCGGACTCCGTGGTGGCCTGTGCGGGCGGGGGCTCGAACACGATGGGAGCCTTCCACGAGTTCCGTGGTGACGACGTGGATCTGATCGCCGTCGAGGCTGGGGGGTCCTCCCTGGCGGTCGACGAGGAGGCGGGCGTCGCGCCCAACTCGGCGACGCTGTCGACCGGCGAGGAGGGCGTCCTCCACGGCGCGCGGACGAAACTCCTCCAGGATTCCGACGGCCAGATCATGGAATCTCACAGCGTCTCCGCGGGCCTGGACTACGCGGGCGTCGGTCCGGAACTGGCCCACCTCGTCGACGAAGGCCGCGTCGACGCCGTCAACGTTGACGACGAGGCCGCCCTGGAGGCGTTCCATCGCCTCTCGCAGCTAGAAGGGATTATTCCCGCCCTGGAAAGTGCCCACGCGTTCGGGTATCTAGAGGAGCATCCCGAGGAAATCGGGGATGTGACGATCGTCAACCTCTCCGGACGGGGCGACAAGG